The following are encoded in a window of Paenibacillaceae bacterium GAS479 genomic DNA:
- a CDS encoding Copper amine oxidase N-terminal domain-containing protein, whose translation MKLLKSLTLLSLAAAPLYGMTGTASADAGNQMVTLTKGSNLMVKDGVTLTSVQPMTIKNNVSYVAFSTLAQLYGYKTSYDTKKKESIAKTPSGEIRFRMNTKDIWVDGVKWTGEAASFSQKGSLMIPVRTWAKVSMSSISFSGKSIMLSWADQPEANFQVQPSVITVGDPVQYIDLYNSPAGLPLLNEEWTGKQDVFTEPGSYTISRRVQDSSGIWSEPFSVTVQVVAAPNQPPVADFTTDKTIYRQGEQIQYTELSTDDNNAIVAAKTKWTGRQQAFFEPGDKTITMTVTDDQGLTSTVSKTITITDEELYSAEEFGLLFAPVGEKIRVDGAHVKDVPKLSYEFSSEPFKMFRSNSPELWTSEGIAFDDQFEGKVRLLFHNKNTLGYNVKMYLAVTNEGYQTARFGVKATGTGGPDVSEIRTGKLSTTRYLTALNNDVPETFTDIKPGATQLVLPEISTTPIKPGLVYSAYADVSSNQNLRIRVVVVAEGKDPLKEIESLSLLPSDGTHARGSFNNTNRDILIDGVRGEKAEQVVLGDNVQDPYLDGYDSSDGSLQLNRGNFGVLYKMRVTLAPRTVVYLNPRGGLYGGAFLVNGQLVSVTNNDQLKDQNEGGVLHRSGDTQETVEFVYMIASGSFLPITMVFQPMPALKG comes from the coding sequence ATGAAACTGTTGAAGAGCTTGACTCTGCTCAGCCTGGCAGCTGCACCGCTGTATGGCATGACTGGAACGGCGAGCGCCGATGCCGGTAATCAAATGGTAACGCTGACCAAAGGCAGCAATCTGATGGTAAAAGACGGTGTGACCCTTACATCTGTGCAGCCAATGACGATCAAGAACAATGTGAGTTATGTTGCATTCAGCACATTGGCACAGCTGTACGGTTACAAAACCTCCTATGATACCAAGAAGAAGGAATCGATTGCCAAAACGCCATCCGGCGAAATTCGCTTCCGCATGAATACCAAGGACATCTGGGTGGACGGCGTTAAATGGACCGGAGAAGCGGCCAGCTTTTCTCAAAAGGGCTCGCTTATGATTCCAGTCCGTACCTGGGCCAAGGTAAGCATGAGCTCGATTAGCTTTTCCGGCAAATCCATCATGCTCAGCTGGGCCGATCAACCTGAAGCCAACTTCCAAGTGCAGCCGTCTGTCATTACCGTGGGAGATCCAGTGCAGTATATCGATCTATACAACTCCCCTGCGGGATTGCCGCTATTGAACGAGGAGTGGACCGGAAAGCAGGATGTATTCACCGAGCCTGGTTCGTATACGATCTCGCGCCGCGTGCAGGATAGCTCTGGTATATGGAGCGAGCCTTTCAGCGTCACGGTTCAAGTGGTAGCTGCACCGAACCAGCCTCCTGTGGCGGATTTCACAACGGATAAAACCATTTACCGTCAGGGAGAACAGATTCAGTATACAGAGCTGAGCACAGACGACAACAATGCAATTGTAGCTGCCAAAACCAAGTGGACCGGTCGTCAACAAGCCTTTTTTGAGCCGGGTGACAAGACGATTACGATGACCGTAACCGACGATCAAGGGTTGACCTCGACGGTCAGCAAAACGATTACGATTACGGATGAGGAGCTTTATTCTGCGGAAGAGTTCGGCCTGTTGTTCGCACCCGTAGGAGAAAAAATCCGGGTAGACGGCGCTCATGTTAAAGATGTTCCCAAGCTCTCTTATGAATTTTCATCCGAGCCGTTCAAAATGTTCCGCAGTAACAGCCCCGAGCTGTGGACCTCCGAAGGCATCGCTTTTGACGATCAGTTCGAAGGCAAAGTTCGGTTGCTGTTCCATAATAAAAATACACTCGGCTACAATGTAAAAATGTATCTCGCTGTCACCAATGAAGGGTATCAGACGGCGCGTTTCGGCGTCAAAGCGACCGGCACTGGCGGCCCGGATGTCTCTGAGATCCGTACCGGCAAGCTGTCTACGACCCGTTATTTAACAGCACTCAACAACGATGTTCCCGAGACGTTCACGGATATCAAGCCAGGAGCAACGCAGCTTGTACTGCCTGAAATCTCTACAACGCCGATCAAGCCGGGCCTGGTCTACTCTGCTTATGCCGATGTGTCCTCCAACCAGAATCTGCGTATACGGGTAGTTGTAGTAGCCGAGGGCAAGGACCCGCTTAAAGAGATCGAATCTCTATCGCTATTGCCATCGGATGGCACGCATGCCCGCGGCTCATTCAATAATACGAATCGTGATATTCTAATCGATGGCGTGCGCGGCGAGAAAGCGGAGCAAGTCGTGCTTGGCGATAATGTGCAGGATCCTTACCTTGACGGTTACGATAGCTCCGATGGCTCCCTACAGCTAAACCGCGGCAACTTTGGCGTGCTGTACAAAATGCGTGTAACGCTTGCGCCGCGCACCGTTGTTTATCTGAATCCGCGTGGCGGCCTTTATGGCGGGGCATTCCTCGTGAACGGCCAGCTTGTATCGGTCACGAATAATGACCAACTGAAAGACCAGAACGAAGGCGGCGTGCTCCATCGCTCCGGCGACACTCAGGAAACGGTTGAGTTTGTGTATATGATCGCATCCGGCAGCTTTTTGCCAATTACGATGGTGTTCCAACCGATGCCTGCACTGAAGGGCTAA
- a CDS encoding Uncharacterized SAM-binding protein YcdF, DUF218 family, translating into MIYFIKAVYSFILPPGLFLLLLAAASWRMWRKDRKWVALPIGSLLLLYLLSSSWFSDVLIRELEQRYSQPAVSELRGDVIVVLGAGAVPDSPDLGGLGNMSGSAESRLLAAARLSRATGLPVLFSGGQVFPDSGNEADIAGRQLRELGFAADQIIMENKSLNTEQNALLTRELMEKEGLKQPILITSAFHLPRAMEQFRRAGLEPQPFPVDYSAALNPRWYWSKLLPNGSALSLSTTALKEYLGLAALKLS; encoded by the coding sequence ATGATTTATTTCATTAAAGCTGTCTACAGTTTCATTCTGCCGCCTGGCTTGTTCTTGCTGTTGTTAGCGGCAGCAAGTTGGCGGATGTGGCGCAAGGATCGAAAATGGGTCGCTCTTCCAATCGGTTCGCTGCTCCTACTGTACTTATTATCCTCATCCTGGTTCTCCGATGTACTGATACGAGAGCTTGAGCAGCGCTACAGTCAACCAGCGGTGAGTGAGCTGCGTGGCGACGTTATCGTTGTACTTGGCGCTGGTGCGGTGCCGGATTCGCCGGATCTTGGCGGCCTTGGCAATATGTCGGGCTCCGCCGAGTCGAGGCTGCTCGCGGCCGCTCGTCTGTCGCGTGCAACTGGGCTGCCGGTGCTGTTCAGCGGTGGTCAGGTATTTCCGGACAGTGGCAACGAGGCGGATATCGCCGGTCGGCAGCTGCGCGAGCTCGGGTTTGCTGCGGATCAGATTATAATGGAAAATAAATCGCTCAACACAGAGCAAAATGCCTTGCTCACTCGTGAATTAATGGAGAAAGAGGGGTTGAAACAGCCGATCTTAATCACTTCAGCCTTTCATTTGCCGCGCGCTATGGAGCAATTCAGGCGAGCCGGTCTAGAGCCGCAACCGTTCCCGGTTGATTATTCGGCAGCGCTGAACCCCCGCTGGTATTGGAGCAAGCTGCTCCCCAACGGCTCTGCGTTATCACTGAGCACAACGGCGCTCAAGGAGTATCTTGGCCTGGCCGCTCTGAAGTTAAGTTAG
- a CDS encoding 2-keto-4-pentenoate hydratase/2-oxohepta-3-ene-1,7-dioic acid hydratase (catechol pathway) — translation MKLITFRKKDELALGIRTEKGVLDVAAAAAAQGLEGSTPLNIHAAIEGGVSALSALRLLAENAEGTPELWQDEDSLQLGPCVTNPGKIICVGLNYRKHAEETNAPIPNYPILFNKFLNTVAAQGDDIPLPRVSQEVDYEAELVIVIGREAKYVGREQALEHVFGYCCVNDLSARDLQLRTPQWLLGKSCDKFSPLGPYLVTSDEVGNPNELAISATVNGEVRQSSNTADMIFRCDEIVSYVSQHMTLSPGDIILTGTPEGVVLGLPPEQRVYLQPGDVVEISIDKLGTLRNRMVAEPEPAPGSHDWRA, via the coding sequence ATGAAGCTGATTACATTCCGCAAAAAAGATGAGCTGGCGCTAGGCATACGCACGGAAAAGGGTGTCCTGGATGTTGCGGCTGCTGCCGCGGCGCAAGGGCTGGAGGGCTCGACGCCATTAAATATCCATGCGGCGATTGAAGGCGGAGTATCCGCGCTTTCCGCACTCCGTTTGCTTGCTGAGAATGCAGAGGGAACACCGGAGTTGTGGCAGGATGAGGATTCCTTGCAGCTCGGGCCTTGTGTGACGAACCCGGGCAAAATTATCTGCGTCGGGCTTAATTACCGCAAACACGCAGAGGAAACAAATGCGCCGATCCCGAACTACCCGATTCTGTTCAATAAATTTTTGAACACAGTCGCCGCACAAGGCGACGACATTCCGCTCCCGCGCGTTAGCCAGGAAGTGGATTACGAGGCTGAGCTCGTTATCGTCATCGGCCGCGAGGCCAAGTATGTCGGACGCGAACAGGCGCTGGAGCATGTGTTCGGCTACTGCTGCGTCAACGATCTGTCGGCCCGAGACCTGCAACTTCGTACGCCGCAGTGGCTGCTGGGCAAGTCCTGCGACAAGTTCAGCCCGCTCGGACCGTACCTTGTCACTTCCGACGAGGTTGGAAATCCGAACGAGCTTGCCATTTCCGCTACTGTAAACGGCGAGGTCAGACAATCGTCGAACACGGCGGACATGATATTCCGCTGCGATGAGATTGTCAGCTATGTTTCCCAGCACATGACCCTGTCTCCGGGAGATATCATCCTCACCGGTACGCCAGAAGGCGTTGTGCTTGGCCTGCCGCCGGAGCAGCGGGTTTACTTACAGCCTGGAGACGTTGTCGAGATCAGCATCGACAAGCTTGGCACGCTGCGCAACCGGATGGTTGCGGAGCCGGAGCCGGCTCCGGGGAGCCACGACTGGCGAGCTTAA
- a CDS encoding copper chaperone gives MKTEVLKVKGMTCGHCVSSVEGAVKEAGGAATVDLAGGKVTIEFDEAKLSLQSIKEAIEEQGYDVI, from the coding sequence ATGAAGACAGAAGTGCTGAAAGTAAAAGGAATGACCTGTGGACATTGCGTCAGCTCCGTTGAGGGAGCAGTGAAGGAAGCGGGCGGAGCGGCAACGGTTGATCTAGCCGGCGGCAAGGTTACGATCGAGTTTGACGAGGCTAAGCTTTCCTTGCAATCGATTAAGGAAGCGATCGAGGAGCAGGGTTACGACGTCATTTAA
- a CDS encoding hypothetical protein (non-canonical start codon;~manually curated), translating into MDLHSPRSKQWAWGLAAALLLLSLCLFAISYFSQKVFYMEGDTYKLAAENGDQRRYTSTFGPAIVVSGSGSERIITLDGKIQVKLVDSPEGIQKPPKMLDRLFLVDYPGDIRFRVEVTNGLPLTYDSNGEPYFAFVTAYINGQPATSLPIWDRFPPYELIKAAYPELHERRGQPIYFILGLLVLVFGWCEFRYERFQRLSYWLSLRWIGTDNPEPNDTHFFLCKIGGIFMMLFSLYLFFQSFGISGFWGM; encoded by the coding sequence ATCGATCTTCATTCACCTCGTTCTAAACAGTGGGCTTGGGGACTGGCGGCAGCTCTGCTGCTGCTGTCTCTCTGCCTGTTCGCCATCTCTTATTTCTCTCAGAAAGTGTTCTACATGGAGGGAGACACCTACAAGCTGGCGGCGGAAAACGGCGATCAACGGCGGTACACATCAACATTCGGTCCCGCTATCGTCGTATCTGGCTCAGGCAGTGAACGGATTATTACGCTAGACGGAAAAATCCAAGTGAAGCTCGTTGATTCACCGGAAGGTATTCAGAAGCCTCCTAAAATGCTCGATCGCCTCTTCCTGGTCGATTATCCTGGAGACATCCGCTTCCGCGTTGAGGTGACGAACGGGCTACCGCTCACCTACGACTCCAATGGCGAGCCCTACTTTGCATTCGTTACGGCGTATATCAATGGACAGCCGGCTACGAGCCTTCCCATTTGGGATCGATTCCCCCCGTATGAGCTTATTAAAGCCGCTTATCCCGAGCTTCATGAGCGGCGCGGTCAGCCGATTTACTTCATTCTAGGTTTGCTCGTGTTGGTGTTCGGATGGTGCGAGTTCCGCTATGAACGATTCCAACGTCTCAGCTATTGGTTATCGCTGCGCTGGATCGGAACGGACAATCCCGAGCCCAATGACACTCATTTCTTTCTCTGCAAAATCGGTGGTATTTTCATGATGCTGTTCTCCCTCTACTTGTTTTTCCAGTCATTTGGAATAAGCGGGTTTTGGGGAATGTAG
- a CDS encoding Transposase, whose translation MYIQYTMDQLHLPMDLEDDIPPHHLVRVVNETVNRLDDKTFKEAYPGGGRDSYHPKMLTKVIIYAYTQRIYSSRQIAKAVRENVMFMWIAGRQRPDFRTINRFRSERMKDVLETIFTGVLQFLTEEKYVKLEHYFVDGTKIEANANRYTFVWGKAVVKHKARLQEKVQTLFATIEAAENQEDQEQVGQDLVELGEASALTSEKLESAVQQLETKLQSRPKDKPLKKAVRALRKDLLPRLQKYEIQQEMLGDRNSFSKTDHDATFMRMKEDHMRNGQLKPGYNVQIGTENQFIIGYSLHQRPTDTRCLKPHLEKVKAALGRLPRTIIADAGYGGEENYAYLESEQREALVKYSTYHKEKSKKWQQDISKLDNWQYDEGEDTWTCTAGRKLLFRYESKDKTESGYEIRKRHYRSESCEGCPLKPSCTKAQGNREISVSMKYLRYKQQAREKLRSEEGYALSVRRMIEPESVFGQIKNNRGFRRFLLRGLPKVSLEVGWLSLAHNLLKKAAMDQKPKMTVQG comes from the coding sequence TTGTACATCCAATATACCATGGACCAACTTCATCTGCCAATGGACTTGGAGGACGACATTCCTCCTCATCACCTCGTTCGTGTTGTCAACGAGACGGTCAATCGCCTGGACGACAAAACCTTTAAGGAGGCTTACCCAGGCGGAGGTCGAGACAGCTACCACCCTAAAATGCTCACCAAAGTTATCATTTACGCTTACACACAGCGGATTTACTCCTCTCGCCAGATCGCCAAAGCGGTCCGGGAAAACGTCATGTTTATGTGGATTGCCGGTAGACAACGTCCAGACTTCCGCACCATTAATCGCTTTCGTTCCGAGCGAATGAAAGACGTTTTGGAGACCATCTTCACAGGTGTGCTTCAATTTCTTACCGAGGAAAAGTATGTCAAGCTCGAGCATTACTTCGTCGATGGCACCAAGATCGAAGCGAACGCGAATCGGTACACATTCGTCTGGGGCAAGGCCGTCGTGAAGCACAAGGCGAGACTACAGGAAAAAGTACAAACATTGTTCGCCACGATCGAGGCGGCGGAGAACCAAGAAGACCAAGAACAGGTTGGACAAGACCTTGTTGAACTCGGCGAAGCGTCCGCGCTAACCAGCGAGAAGCTGGAATCAGCCGTTCAACAATTGGAAACAAAACTACAATCTCGGCCGAAGGACAAACCGCTTAAAAAAGCGGTACGTGCCCTTCGTAAAGACCTTTTGCCGCGTTTGCAGAAATACGAGATCCAACAAGAAATGCTCGGAGATCGAAACAGCTTCAGTAAGACCGATCATGACGCGACATTCATGCGAATGAAAGAAGATCATATGCGTAATGGCCAACTGAAGCCAGGTTACAATGTGCAAATCGGAACAGAGAACCAATTCATTATCGGATACAGTTTACATCAACGCCCAACCGACACGCGTTGCCTAAAGCCCCACTTAGAGAAGGTTAAGGCAGCGCTTGGAAGGTTGCCCAGAACCATCATAGCGGATGCCGGATACGGCGGAGAAGAAAACTACGCTTACTTGGAGAGCGAACAACGAGAAGCATTGGTGAAATACAGCACCTACCACAAAGAAAAATCAAAGAAGTGGCAGCAAGACATTAGCAAGCTGGACAACTGGCAGTACGACGAAGGGGAAGATACGTGGACGTGTACAGCAGGCCGGAAGCTGCTATTTCGTTATGAAAGCAAAGACAAAACAGAAAGTGGCTACGAGATACGGAAGCGCCACTACCGAAGCGAGAGCTGCGAAGGGTGTCCACTGAAGCCAAGTTGTACGAAAGCTCAAGGAAATCGTGAAATCAGCGTGAGTATGAAGTATTTGCGCTACAAACAGCAAGCTCGTGAAAAACTTAGAAGTGAGGAAGGATATGCACTATCGGTTCGAAGGATGATTGAGCCGGAGAGTGTATTTGGGCAAATTAAAAACAACCGGGGATTCCGGCGTTTTCTGCTTCGAGGCCTGCCGAAGGTAAGCCTAGAGGTCGGATGGCTTTCGCTCGCCCACAATTTATTGAAGAAGGCGGCCATGGATCAAAAGCCAAAAATGACGGTGCAAGGATAG
- a CDS encoding NAD(P)-dependent dehydrogenase, short-chain alcohol dehydrogenase family — protein MRLNNKITLITGAGSGIGRCTALRFAAEGATVVVADLNKEAADETVALLTEAGGQGYAIRCDVTDPASAQAMASEALDKFGRIDVLFNNAGISGVGALHELEPDAWDRVINVNIRGTFLPSKYVLPSMMERRSGAIINMSSCIAEIGLARRASYAATKGAVLALTKSMQVDYAEYGIRVNALLPGTILTPFVEKYLQESYSDPEEALAGIRKRQLSGDLGRPEDVAEGALFLASDESKFMMGSPLYIDGGVVFGKNA, from the coding sequence ATGAGACTGAACAATAAAATTACGCTTATTACCGGAGCAGGCTCCGGCATCGGGCGCTGCACGGCGCTGCGGTTCGCGGCGGAGGGAGCTACTGTTGTCGTAGCCGATCTCAACAAAGAAGCGGCTGATGAAACGGTCGCGCTCCTGACGGAAGCAGGCGGGCAAGGTTATGCTATCCGCTGCGACGTTACCGATCCTGCATCGGCGCAAGCGATGGCGTCCGAGGCGCTGGACAAGTTCGGACGAATCGATGTGCTGTTCAACAATGCGGGCATCAGCGGCGTTGGCGCGCTTCATGAACTGGAGCCGGACGCCTGGGACCGGGTAATCAACGTCAACATTCGCGGCACGTTTTTGCCAAGCAAATATGTGCTGCCATCCATGATGGAGCGCCGCAGCGGCGCCATCATCAATATGTCTTCCTGCATCGCCGAAATCGGCCTTGCCCGCCGGGCATCCTATGCCGCGACTAAGGGAGCCGTTCTGGCGCTTACGAAGTCGATGCAGGTGGATTACGCGGAGTATGGCATTCGCGTGAACGCGCTGCTTCCGGGCACGATTTTGACTCCGTTTGTGGAGAAATATTTGCAGGAATCGTACAGCGATCCCGAAGAGGCTCTTGCCGGCATCCGCAAGCGGCAGCTGAGCGGCGACCTTGGCCGTCCGGAAGATGTGGCGGAGGGAGCGCTGTTCCTGGCTTCCGATGAGTCGAAGTTTATGATGGGGTCGCCGCTTTACATCGACGGCGGTGTCGTTTTTGGCAAAAACGCCTAA
- a CDS encoding D-methionine transport system permease protein — MMPMDMNQLRSSNGIDWSNIDPAEIWQATQDTLSMLGLSLIFTIILGLIIGVLLYLTSSRQLLYLPVFYSILSFIVNILRSVPFIILMIAVMPLTKEIAGTTIGVAGTIPPLVIGAAPFFGRLVETALREVDRGIIEAAQAMGASKWDIVRRVLLRESRPGLIAAITVTAITLVSYTAMSGVIGGGGLGDLALRYGYQRFQTEVMIVTVILLIILVQILQMLGDWLVRRISHK; from the coding sequence ATGATGCCGATGGATATGAATCAACTGCGCTCATCAAACGGCATCGATTGGAGCAATATCGATCCCGCCGAGATTTGGCAGGCAACGCAGGATACGCTGTCGATGCTGGGGCTGTCGCTGATCTTCACGATTATTCTAGGCCTGATCATCGGGGTGCTGCTGTATCTGACTTCCAGTCGCCAGCTACTGTACTTGCCGGTTTTCTACTCCATTCTTTCCTTCATTGTGAACATTCTCCGCTCCGTGCCGTTCATCATTCTGATGATCGCCGTCATGCCGCTGACCAAGGAAATCGCAGGCACGACGATTGGGGTGGCAGGCACGATCCCGCCGCTCGTCATCGGTGCTGCGCCGTTTTTTGGGCGCTTGGTGGAGACTGCGCTGCGTGAAGTGGATCGCGGCATTATCGAGGCGGCTCAGGCGATGGGCGCTTCCAAATGGGATATTGTGCGCCGTGTACTGCTGCGGGAATCCCGTCCGGGTCTGATAGCGGCAATCACGGTAACAGCGATTACGCTTGTATCCTACACAGCCATGTCCGGCGTTATCGGCGGCGGCGGGCTTGGAGACTTAGCTCTGCGCTACGGCTATCAACGTTTTCAGACTGAGGTCATGATCGTTACGGTTATACTGTTAATCATTCTGGTTCAGATTCTTCAGATGCTGGGTGACTGGCTCGTTCGACGCATCAGCCACAAATAA
- a CDS encoding D-methionine transport system ATP-binding protein yields MTKSYKGRGGSVDAVRDISLQVKPGEIFGIIGHSGAGKSTLIRCMNLLERPTSGKAWFGKTELTALSERQLQAERRKIGMIFQHFNLLASVTVRENIAFPLVLAGKSRKEYAARVDELLALVGLEAHGDKYPSQLSGGQKQRVGIARALAADPQVLLCDEATSALDPQTTSSILSLLMSINEKLGLTIILITHEMQVIRSICDRVAVMDAGRIVEMGAVLDVFLRPTHAVTRQFADELSELESGTPLPRREGSKLVRVHFVGEETYEPVLFEAVKGSAVQCAILQGTVSRMKHTPYGQLLVELSGPERDIDGVITALRSNGLDAEVLS; encoded by the coding sequence GTGACCAAGTCATACAAGGGTCGAGGCGGTAGTGTTGATGCCGTTCGCGATATCTCCTTGCAGGTGAAGCCTGGAGAAATCTTCGGCATCATTGGGCACTCGGGAGCGGGCAAAAGTACGCTGATTCGGTGTATGAATTTGCTGGAGCGTCCAACATCCGGCAAGGCTTGGTTCGGTAAAACCGAGCTGACGGCACTGAGTGAGCGCCAACTGCAAGCGGAGCGTCGTAAGATTGGTATGATATTCCAGCACTTCAACCTGCTTGCTAGCGTGACAGTGCGAGAAAATATCGCTTTTCCCCTCGTGCTTGCCGGGAAAAGCCGGAAGGAATACGCTGCGCGAGTAGACGAGCTTTTGGCACTGGTCGGCTTGGAAGCGCATGGTGACAAATATCCCTCGCAGTTGTCCGGAGGACAGAAGCAGCGGGTAGGTATCGCTCGGGCGCTGGCTGCTGATCCGCAGGTGCTGCTTTGCGACGAGGCGACCTCGGCGCTTGATCCGCAGACGACTAGCTCCATTCTGTCGCTGCTTATGAGCATCAACGAGAAGCTGGGGCTGACGATCATCCTCATCACACATGAGATGCAGGTCATCCGTTCCATTTGCGATCGCGTCGCCGTCATGGACGCTGGTCGTATCGTGGAGATGGGAGCAGTGCTGGACGTATTCCTTCGTCCGACACATGCCGTGACGCGTCAGTTTGCCGACGAGCTGTCAGAGCTGGAAAGTGGCACGCCGCTTCCTCGCCGTGAAGGCTCTAAGCTAGTGAGAGTGCATTTTGTCGGCGAAGAGACATACGAGCCGGTGCTTTTCGAAGCGGTCAAGGGCAGCGCTGTCCAATGTGCTATTTTGCAGGGAACGGTATCTCGCATGAAGCATACCCCTTACGGCCAACTGCTCGTTGAGCTTAGTGGACCAGAACGGGATATTGATGGAGTCATCACTGCCTTGCGCAGCAATGGCCTGGATGCGGAGGTGCTCTCATGA
- a CDS encoding Putative cell wall binding repeat 2 yields MSAGTEAEAGTRGNSGVQFAKNAAVLLLASAVLLVGCTSTRGGGHNVKSDQGEHSAVMATGSELQESSVLAAESTSGISMPWIATKNTTRINAASPVEAAVLVSRTLWPAQSEGSRPGAVILADPTDWASAAAATHLIHHPHNGPVLYVTGESIPNVTLQELRRLQPTGVKGSGVQVILTGKLGAGVQQAVEEQGFKTTCINGGDAAELAAAADAYFSKSAGEISEGVIIGSSEEEAFTLPAAYWSAHMPEPLLYVSGDRIPRATAQALQKRGGKASIYIIGPEKAVSAKLEKELSAYGNVTRIAGKDPYENAIAFAKFKDKSTGFGWGINEPGRNLALSNVATPQLALAGAPFAHLGKHAPLIWTSKNAMPGSVMDYVMSLQTKYEQSPADGPFNHAWLLGGTAQLTEAAQGELDAMLEIASASGVSGDGHGGH; encoded by the coding sequence ATGAGCGCTGGGACTGAAGCTGAAGCTGGAACCAGAGGAAATAGCGGAGTCCAGTTTGCAAAAAATGCAGCCGTTCTGCTGCTTGCGTCGGCGGTATTGTTAGTCGGCTGCACCTCGACTCGCGGGGGAGGACATAACGTTAAAAGCGATCAAGGAGAGCACTCGGCTGTAATGGCGACAGGCTCGGAATTGCAAGAATCCTCAGTACTGGCCGCAGAAAGTACATCCGGTATATCGATGCCATGGATCGCCACAAAGAACACGACTCGCATCAATGCTGCAAGCCCTGTGGAAGCAGCGGTGTTAGTGTCTCGCACGCTCTGGCCAGCGCAGAGCGAGGGGAGCCGGCCGGGTGCGGTTATATTGGCCGATCCGACAGACTGGGCGAGCGCGGCTGCAGCCACGCATCTGATTCATCATCCTCATAACGGGCCGGTGCTCTATGTGACAGGCGAGAGCATCCCGAATGTGACACTTCAGGAGCTTCGACGCCTTCAGCCGACTGGCGTTAAGGGCAGTGGTGTCCAGGTTATTTTGACGGGCAAGCTGGGGGCTGGCGTACAGCAGGCGGTGGAGGAGCAGGGGTTCAAGACGACGTGTATTAATGGTGGCGACGCGGCGGAGCTAGCTGCGGCAGCGGATGCTTATTTCAGCAAATCTGCTGGCGAAATCTCTGAAGGCGTCATCATCGGATCGTCCGAGGAGGAGGCATTTACACTGCCTGCCGCCTATTGGAGCGCTCATATGCCGGAACCGCTGCTTTATGTATCGGGAGATCGCATTCCGAGAGCGACAGCGCAGGCGCTCCAGAAGCGCGGGGGCAAAGCTTCTATTTATATCATCGGACCGGAAAAGGCCGTATCGGCCAAGCTGGAAAAGGAACTATCCGCTTATGGGAACGTCACTCGCATCGCGGGCAAGGATCCGTATGAAAATGCAATCGCCTTTGCCAAATTCAAGGACAAGTCCACCGGCTTCGGCTGGGGCATCAACGAGCCGGGACGCAATCTGGCATTATCTAATGTAGCGACGCCCCAATTGGCGCTGGCGGGAGCGCCCTTTGCCCATCTCGGCAAACATGCTCCGCTAATTTGGACAAGCAAAAACGCGATGCCAGGCTCGGTCATGGACTATGTGATGAGTCTTCAGACCAAGTATGAGCAGTCGCCGGCAGACGGGCCGTTCAATCACGCCTGGTTACTCGGCGGTACGGCCCAACTGACAGAGGCTGCCCAAGGAGAGCTGGATGCAATGCTGGAAATTGCATCGGCATCAGGTGTATCCGGCGATGGGCATGGAGGACATTAG
- a CDS encoding L-fucose mutarotase yields the protein MLKGIPAILSPELLAVLRSMGHGDELVLADGNFPAASTAARLIRADGHSIPELLDAILELLPVDDYIDSPTAVMGVVPGDPVVPVIWDKYRELLNHHEGREVPISELERFEFYDRARKAYAVVATGESAQYANLILSKGVVRPQN from the coding sequence ATGTTAAAAGGCATTCCCGCCATACTGTCGCCAGAGCTTCTGGCTGTGCTCCGTTCCATGGGGCATGGAGACGAACTGGTGCTGGCTGACGGCAATTTCCCGGCTGCTTCCACTGCCGCCCGTCTCATTCGGGCCGACGGCCATTCCATTCCTGAGCTGCTCGATGCCATTTTGGAGCTGTTACCCGTCGACGACTATATTGATTCGCCTACGGCGGTTATGGGCGTTGTGCCGGGCGACCCGGTCGTGCCGGTCATTTGGGACAAATACCGCGAACTGCTGAATCATCATGAAGGACGCGAAGTGCCGATTTCAGAGCTGGAGCGTTTTGAGTTTTACGACCGGGCTCGCAAAGCCTATGCCGTAGTGGCAACAGGCGAATCGGCCCAATACGCAAATTTGATCCTGTCCAAAGGCGTCGTCAGGCCGCAAAACTAG